Below is a genomic region from Marinobacter salarius.
GAACGTGTTATCAGCCGAGCCCGGATATGGAAGTAGCCAGCGGCGATGTATTGGCGATGTTTGCAACGCCGGCGATGCTTTCAGAGCTGGGCAAAGCCCTCAGTGGTCGCCATGCCCCCAAATACCTCGCCGAGCGTGCCTTCTTTGGCGATTTCGTGCTCAATGGCGATGCCCTGCTGGGGGATGTAGAGCAGGTCTACGGCATCGAGTTTGATCAGTTGCCCCCAGAGCTTTCCCTGGCCGAATGTTTTGCGCGTCGCACCAAAGGGCATCCCGTGGTGGGCGATAAGGTGGTGCTGGGCCCTGTTACCCTGGTTGCGAGGGCAACCGAGGCCGACCGGGTGACGAAAGTTGGCCTGAAAATGGACAACCAATAAAAATCTTTAACAAAAACACTCAAAACCCTGGTTCGATTCACAAAAATCCTGTGCTATAAAGTGTACAAAGATTAATCATTGACTCGTTATGTTACCGATAATGCCTACTTCACTCTCCAGCACCGGCCGGTCCTCAGTTGCAGCTGCCTGCTTTCTGGCCTTTGTTTTCTCGTTGTTGCTGGCCCCCCTATCCCCGCTATCGGCATCGGAGCTGCCGATGGGCGCCATGGATGAAACGCCGGAAGTCAGCGAGGTTCTGGTTCGTAAGGAAGAGCGCAGGCTTTACCTGTTGTCGGGCGATCAGGTGGTGCGCAGCTACCGTATCGGGCTGGGCGACAACCCCTCCGGCCACAAGCTCTATCAGGGCGATAAGCGTACGCCCGAAGGTAAATACGTGCTGGATTGGCGTAACTCCAACAGCGATTTCTACAAATCCATCCATATCTCCTATCCCAATGCTGAAGACAGAGAGCAGGCTTCGGCCTGGGGGCTCGATCCCGGCGGCAGCATCATGATTCATGGTTTGCCGAACGAGGCTGGTGATATGGCATTCGCTTTCCTGGGACTGGACTGGACCGATGGCTGCATCGCCGTCAGTAACGAGGAAATGGACGAAATCTGGCAATTGGTGGCCGATGGCACACCAATAAGGATCGTACCCTGACACTGATCCAGTCCCCGCTTCATACGTATAGACTTTCTGCAATATTAAGTTGTTGTCATAACCTAGGAACTTTTACGTATCCTTAGTTAACATTTCTGTCCAGACTGATTTACACTGTTTGACGATGTCGTTGGCCAATCGCTAACGGCCCCGTTTTGACAGAATGTCTGCAACAACGACTTCTGGAACGCAGGAAATAAAACGACCAATAAGGGGATATACAATGCGTAAACTGACGATCGCAGGGTTTGCACTGGCCACCGCACTGACCGCAGGTTGTGCGACAACTGACCAGGGCGCTCTCGACGAAGCGAATGCAACCGCTTCTTCCGCCGAGCAAACCGCCGATAATGCACTGAACACCGCTAACAGCGCTTCCAGCGCTGCACGCTCCGCTCAGCGCACCGCTGACGAAGCACTGGCTGCTGCCAAAGCTGCCCAGAAGGCTGCTAACGAAGCCAACGAGCGCGCCAAGCGTATGCTCGAACGTGCCAGCCAGAAGTAAGGCTGTTACGTAGAGAAAAGGCCGGGATTCGTCCCGGCCTTTTTTGTGGGCGCCTGATACAACCCATCAGGATTCGTCGGTATCGCTCTTCGGCTTCTGTGGTGAGGGCGTGTTGCTCATAAAGGCAGACATCATTTCCATCGGCAACGGGAACACAATGGTGGAACTGTTGTTGGTGCTCATATCCGCCAGGGTTTGCATATAACGCAGTTGCATCGCTCCTGAGTTGGCGGACATAACTTCGGCCGCTTCAACCAGCTTCTTCGAGGCCTGCAATTCACCCTCCGCGTGAATTACCTTGGCACGCCGCTCCCGTTCTGCCTCCGCCTGGCGGGCAATGGCACGAATCATCGACTCGTTCAGGTCCACGTGCTTGATCTCAACGTTTGCGACCTTGATGCCCCATTCCTCGGTCTGGGCGTCGATAATACTCTGAATATCCGAATTCAGCTTGTCCCGTTCGGACAGCATTTCGTCCAGATCATGCTTACCCAGTACCGAACGCAACGTCGTCTGAGCCAGTTGACTGGTGGCAGAGCCGAAATCTTCGACGCGTATAATCGCCCGCTCAGGGTCGACCACCCGGAAATACAGCACGGCATTGACCCGCACGGTCACGTTGTCTTTCGAGATAACGTCCTGGCTCGGCACATCCAACGCAATGACACGCAAATCCACGCGGGTTATTTGTTGGATACCGGGGATCACGATGATCAGGCCCGGCCCTTTGACACCCTGAAAGCGCCCCAGGAAGAAAACCACGCCACGCTCGTATTCCGGCAGTATCTTGATGGCCGACCCAAGAATCAGCAGGAGCACCACCGTGGGTGCGATATAGGGAATCAGGTCTGTGATGTTCATAAGGCCTCCTTCGTTGGCTTGATCGCCGGGTAACCTGTCAACACTCTCCAGTCCGGCTTCAGGGTTCCGCCTTGTCGGCTTCGACGTACACCGTCAAACCTTCCAAAGCAGTCACCCTTAGCTTGTCACCGCTGCCTACTGGGGATTTACAGGCGGCATTCCAGCGTTCACCGCTCATGCGCACGTGCCCCCTGAAATACCCGTCGTCTTCCTGAAAGTCATCAAGTGCGGTCACTCTCTCGTGGACAATCTGTTCGCTTCCGCTGACCGGATGCTTCCGGCGCAAGCCGATGAACTTGATGACGGTCCAGAGGATAAAGCCGGCCGCGACCAGTGCCGTGCCACCGATGGTGGGCAGTGAAATCTCCTGATGGCTGCCGTCCATCAGTATGATGGAACCGGCCACAAACGCGACAATCCCCCCTATGCCCAGTATGCCGAAGCTGGGCATAAAGGCCTCGCCGACAATGAAGGCAAGCCCCAACAGAATCAGCGCCAGGCCCGCGTAATTGACGGATAGCACCTGGAAGGCAAACAGCGCGAGAATCAGGCAGATAGCGCCAATGACCCCCGGAAATATAGCCCCGGGGTTGGATAATTCGAAGATGATGCCGTAGAAGCCGATGATCATCAGGAAGTAAGCGACATTCGGATTGGTGATCACCGATAGCAGTCGGGTTCGCCAGTCCGGGTCTGCTCGCGTCAATTCAATGTTCGCGGTGGCCAGCGTTTTCTCGCCATTGGCCATTTTCACGGTGCGCCCGTCGATCTGCTGCATCAGGCTGTCCATGTTGTCAGCCACCACATCGACCACGTTCTGCGCCAGTGCTTCTTCGGCGCCCAGGTTGACGGCTTCGCGCACTGCCTGCTCCGCCCAGTCGGCGTTGCGGCCATGTCGCTCCGCCAGGCCACGGATGTAGCTGACAGCATCTTCCAGAACCTTGCGCTCCATGGCCGTGCCACCTCGACGTTTATCGGAGGCATCATCCTGCGCCGATTCCTCGTCTCCGGCACTTTCCTTTTCATCGGGATTGGCATCCTCGGTGTCTTCTGCAGGCTTCTGTTCCTCGGAGCCGGGCAGCCCCCCCATCTGGACCGGCGTGGCCGAACCCAGGTGGGTGGCCCCCGCCATGGCCGCCACGTGACTGCCATAGAGAATGTAGGTTCCGGCGCTGGCGGCACGCGCTCCCGCCGGCGACACCCAGGTCACCACGGGTACCTCTGAAGAAAGGATTTCCTTGATGATACCGCGCATGGATTCCATCAGACCGCCGGGGGTGTCCATCCGGATAACAAGCAACTCGGCACCTTCGGACTCGGCGCGGCGAATGCCACGCACCAGGTAATCCATGGTGGCGGGGCCGATAGCCCCGTCGACGGTCAACACAAGACCTGTGGGTGATTCGTCCTGCTGGGCGATAACCGTATGGGACAGAGAGGCCAATGCAAGCACCAGGCCCAGCAGGAACATAGCCAGCCACCAGTGCAGGCGGCCGGAGGGATTGGATTGGTTGGGTCGGTTAGCGATCATCACTCCTCCCCGGATCCGTTCAGCGGATCAGAGCCTTCGGTATCAGAACCAGAGGCGTTGCTTCTCACCTTTATTGCCATCTGGGGTACTTCGCATCGGCCCGGCAGACTCATCCGCGACGCGGGTCAGACGTTCACCCACCATCCGCGGCAGGCCGTCCGCCTGGTCCACAGCCAGCTCGATGGCCATGCGCTTCACTTCCACACCGGGCATTTTCTGGCGGAAATCTTCCACCTTTTTCTGCACTTGCTTCCACAATTTTTCACGGTCCTGCTGACTGTAATCTTCTTCAGGGCGATGTACCTCCAGCCAGACCTCATTACCTTTCAGGCCGATCTTCACGGGCTCATGGATAACCTGCACCGGCGTGCCCTTACTGACTTCGTAGACAAACCGCGATATATCCTCGTTGTACATGCGGAAACAGCCGTGACTGACCTGCATGCCCACTCCGAACAACTTGTTGGTACCGTGAATCAGGTACCCTTTCTCACTGAGCATCAGTGCGTGGGACCCCAGAGGATTACCCGGCCCCGGTGGAATCATCCTGGGCAGGTACTCTCCCGCAGCTTCGTATTCGGCGCGGATGCTTGCAGGCGGATACCAGGCCGGCGACTCCAGTGGCATTGTTACTTCGGCGTTGGTCAGTGGCGATGGGTTGTCATCGGTGCCTACCCCCACCGGATAGACCTGTACCTTTCCCTCAGTAAAGTAGTACAAACGGTATTCCGCCAGATTGATGATTATGCCCTCGCGCTTCACATCCGGAAGCACGTAGTGCCGGGGCACGGTTATCCGGGTGCCATCACCGGGCAGCCAGGGATCAACACCGGGGTTGGCCTTAACGAGTTCCAGATAACCAAGACTGTTCTGATTGCCAATGGCCGCAAAGGTGTCTTCATAGCGGGTGGTCATCACCGACAGCTCCCCGGCCAGATCCCCGTCAATGGAAAACCGGGGAACACGGGGCTTCTCGGGGGTGTCGCTTTTTCCTTCGGCTGTAGTCAGTTCCTGACCCCCGGCCTGCGCTTCCGTTTCGGCACCAACCACGTTGGCCGACACCAGGGCCAGCAAAACCAGCAGAAAACCTGTCAACTGCGTTCGATACATAGCGTCTCAATCCGATATCCGGTCTGCGGCGACAACAACGCGCTTCAAACCGACGTCAGGGCTGTCCAAACGGTGGCAACAGCCAGAATCACAAATAGAAGACTGGCTCCAACTCTGGCCGTCGCCAGTGGTAACCGCTCCATCAACCATTTACCAGCCATGATAACCGGTATATTAGCTAGCAGCATACCAACGGTGGTGCCCATAATCACCCAGAAGGTGTCCGTATATCGCGCGGCCAGCACCACGGTCGCGATCTGGGTCTTGTCGCCGATCTCCGCCAGGAAGAACATCACCGTCGTGGCCATGAAGGCGCCCATGCCCAGGAACGCCGAATCACCATTGTCATCCTTGTCCGGAATCAACAACCAGAGTGCAATGGCCACGAAGCTGGTAGCCAGGATCCAGGGCAACCAGGCTTGCGGAATCCACTCTGCGATCCAGGCACCCAACAGCGCTGACAAGGCATGGTTCAGCAGGGTGGCGACAAGTATGCCAAGAATGATGGGCGCACGCTTGGCGTAACGGGCAACCAGGAAGAGAGAGAGTAGTTGGGTCTTGTCGCCGATCTCCGCAATGGCGACCGCAA
It encodes:
- a CDS encoding Lpp/OprI family alanine-zipper lipoprotein, whose translation is MRKLTIAGFALATALTAGCATTDQGALDEANATASSAEQTADNALNTANSASSAARSAQRTADEALAAAKAAQKAANEANERAKRMLERASQK
- a CDS encoding TMEM165/GDT1 family protein; translation: MDAFLASTFAVAIAEIGDKTQLLSLFLVARYAKRAPIILGILVATLLNHALSALLGAWIAEWIPQAWLPWILATSFVAIALWLLIPDKDDNGDSAFLGMGAFMATTVMFFLAEIGDKTQIATVVLAARYTDTFWVIMGTTVGMLLANIPVIMAGKWLMERLPLATARVGASLLFVILAVATVWTALTSV
- a CDS encoding L,D-transpeptidase family protein; its protein translation is MYRTQLTGFLLVLLALVSANVVGAETEAQAGGQELTTAEGKSDTPEKPRVPRFSIDGDLAGELSVMTTRYEDTFAAIGNQNSLGYLELVKANPGVDPWLPGDGTRITVPRHYVLPDVKREGIIINLAEYRLYYFTEGKVQVYPVGVGTDDNPSPLTNAEVTMPLESPAWYPPASIRAEYEAAGEYLPRMIPPGPGNPLGSHALMLSEKGYLIHGTNKLFGVGMQVSHGCFRMYNEDISRFVYEVSKGTPVQVIHEPVKIGLKGNEVWLEVHRPEEDYSQQDREKLWKQVQKKVEDFRQKMPGVEVKRMAIELAVDQADGLPRMVGERLTRVADESAGPMRSTPDGNKGEKQRLWF
- a CDS encoding nodulation protein NfeD, which encodes MIANRPNQSNPSGRLHWWLAMFLLGLVLALASLSHTVIAQQDESPTGLVLTVDGAIGPATMDYLVRGIRRAESEGAELLVIRMDTPGGLMESMRGIIKEILSSEVPVVTWVSPAGARAASAGTYILYGSHVAAMAGATHLGSATPVQMGGLPGSEEQKPAEDTEDANPDEKESAGDEESAQDDASDKRRGGTAMERKVLEDAVSYIRGLAERHGRNADWAEQAVREAVNLGAEEALAQNVVDVVADNMDSLMQQIDGRTVKMANGEKTLATANIELTRADPDWRTRLLSVITNPNVAYFLMIIGFYGIIFELSNPGAIFPGVIGAICLILALFAFQVLSVNYAGLALILLGLAFIVGEAFMPSFGILGIGGIVAFVAGSIILMDGSHQEISLPTIGGTALVAAGFILWTVIKFIGLRRKHPVSGSEQIVHERVTALDDFQEDDGYFRGHVRMSGERWNAACKSPVGSGDKLRVTALEGLTVYVEADKAEP
- a CDS encoding slipin family protein, which encodes MNITDLIPYIAPTVVLLLILGSAIKILPEYERGVVFFLGRFQGVKGPGLIIVIPGIQQITRVDLRVIALDVPSQDVISKDNVTVRVNAVLYFRVVDPERAIIRVEDFGSATSQLAQTTLRSVLGKHDLDEMLSERDKLNSDIQSIIDAQTEEWGIKVANVEIKHVDLNESMIRAIARQAEAERERRAKVIHAEGELQASKKLVEAAEVMSANSGAMQLRYMQTLADMSTNNSSTIVFPLPMEMMSAFMSNTPSPQKPKSDTDES
- a CDS encoding murein L,D-transpeptidase family protein; translation: MGAMDETPEVSEVLVRKEERRLYLLSGDQVVRSYRIGLGDNPSGHKLYQGDKRTPEGKYVLDWRNSNSDFYKSIHISYPNAEDREQASAWGLDPGGSIMIHGLPNEAGDMAFAFLGLDWTDGCIAVSNEEMDEIWQLVADGTPIRIVP